The following are from one region of the Cervus canadensis isolate Bull #8, Minnesota chromosome 21, ASM1932006v1, whole genome shotgun sequence genome:
- the LOC122423475 gene encoding basic proline-rich protein-like isoform X3 codes for MLLILLSVALLALSSAQDLVSESSSEEFVSTVLDGTNSDSSSEKDFPKPPPGGPPPGGPGGPPPGPPPNDGNEDEAPPPVPPPPGPPALGTPPPGPPPPGTPPPRPPPPEPPASGPPPPEEQPEQSQD; via the exons ATGCTGCTGATCCTGCTCTCAGTGGCCTTGCTGGCCCTGAGCTCAGCTCAAGACCTGGTTTCTG AAAGCAGCAGTGAAGAGTTTGTGAGCACCGTATTAG ATGGAACCAACTCAGACTCAAGCTCAGAAAAGGATTTTCCCAAACCACCTCCTGGAGGACCACCACCTGGAGGACCTGGAGGACCACCACCTGGTCCACCTCCTAATGATGGAAATGAAGATGAGGCACCTCCACCAGTGCCACCTCCACCAGGACCACCTGCACTAGGGACACCTCCACCAGGACCACCTCCACCAGGGACACCTCCACCAAGACCACCTCCACCAGAACCACCTGCATCAGGACCACCCCCACCAGAGGAGCAACCTGAGCAGAGTCAAGACTAA